One Delphinus delphis chromosome 3, mDelDel1.2, whole genome shotgun sequence genomic region harbors:
- the LOC132421657 gene encoding rho guanine nucleotide exchange factor 18-like, with amino-acid sequence MGSIPGRGTKIPHATQCSPPLWPGFKKPIRELPYDPATPLLQIYPKEEDGIPGLLGNGESSEDFSLDLGDLQGSEYIQDLGLEVPSQSQPSGARGSGPPSEEAREDSPFSSLAGSQGLPRRRSWERSRSCSETWQRLSLEASAANEGSCLPRTLASLALNLPGEGLQAWTKGCLSGGGTPPEAPNKECDSPEKRVRSRSVPVSFDEISSLEIFPALEVPTPAVQGLDPPVLECMEKDHVEPDHVLIVQQVLQELRQYHGARERARLSISSGGAHSNLTWFEFLSE; translated from the exons atgggttcgatccctggtcggggaactaagatcccacatgccacgcagtgcaGCCCCCCACTATGGCCGGGGTTCAAaaagccaatcagagaattgccgtacgatccagcaaccccacttctgcAGATCTACCCAAAAGag GAGGATGGAATTCCAGGGCTGCTCGGCAATGGCGAGAGCTCGGAGGACTTCAGCCTGGACTTGGGGGACCTTCAGGGCAGTGAGTATATCCAGGACCTGGGCCTTGAGGTCCCTTCACAAAGCCAGCCTAGTGGGGCCAGGGGCAGTGGGCCCCCTAGCGAAGAAGCCAGAGAAGACTCGCCCTTCTCCAGCCTGGCAGGGTCCCAGGGCCTGCCTCGAAGACGCAGCTGGGAGAGGTCGCGGAGCTGCTCTGAAACCTGGCAGAG GCTCAGCCTCGAAGCCTCAGCTGCAAATGAGGGGTCCTGTCTCCCTCGGACACTGGCCAGCCTTGCTCTGAACTTGCCAGGAGAGGGCCTGCAGGCCTGGACCAAAGGGTGTCTGTCTGGGGGCGGAACCCCCCCAGAGGCACCAAACAAG GAATGTGACAGCCCCGAAAAAAGAGTGAGGTCACGGTCGGTTCCCGTGTCCTTCGATGAGATCAGCTCCCTGGAAATCTTTCCGGCTTTGGAAGTACCCACTCCAGCGGTTCAAG GCCTGGATCCACCGGTGCTGGAGTGCATGGAAAAGGACCACGTGGAGCCAGATCACGT GCTAATTGTCCAGCAGGTGCTTCAAGAACTCCGACAGTACCATGG GGCCCGGGAGAGGGCTCGCTTGTCCATCAGCTCCGGAGGAGCCCACTCAAATCTCACCTGGTTTGAGTTCCTGTCCGAGTGA